A single window of Marinobacter sp. LA51 DNA harbors:
- the fliM gene encoding flagellar motor switch protein FliM produces the protein MQDLLSQDEIDALLHGVDDGDIDTYEEADETGVKSYDLASQDRIVRGRMPTLEMINERFARYTRISLFNLMRRNADVSTGGVQIMKFGEYIHTLYVPTSLNLVKVRPLRGAGLFVLDAKLVFKLVDNFFGGEGRHAKIEGREFTPTETRIVQMVLDQVFTDMKEAWQAVLKVDFEYLSSEVNPAMANIVSPSEVVVVSTFHIELDGGGGELHFALPYSMIEPIRDVLDAGVQSDIDDVDERWVNALQEDIQEVNVPVNTTVCRRRISLRDIAKMKAGDIIPVEIPDHLTVTANGIPIYKATMGTRDGKLALRIQERASLPKVKKQLKVGRNG, from the coding sequence ATGCAGGACTTGTTGTCACAGGATGAAATCGATGCCCTTCTCCATGGTGTGGACGATGGGGATATCGATACCTATGAAGAGGCCGACGAAACCGGCGTAAAGTCCTACGACCTTGCCAGCCAGGATCGCATCGTCCGTGGCCGGATGCCGACACTGGAGATGATCAACGAGCGTTTCGCCCGTTATACCCGGATCAGCCTGTTTAATCTCATGCGCCGCAACGCCGATGTCTCCACCGGTGGCGTGCAGATCATGAAGTTCGGTGAGTACATCCATACCCTGTACGTGCCCACCAGTCTCAACCTGGTCAAGGTTCGTCCGCTGCGTGGCGCTGGGCTGTTCGTACTCGACGCCAAACTGGTGTTCAAGCTGGTCGACAACTTCTTTGGTGGTGAAGGCCGGCACGCCAAGATCGAAGGCCGGGAATTTACTCCGACCGAAACCCGAATTGTGCAGATGGTGCTGGATCAGGTTTTCACCGACATGAAAGAGGCCTGGCAGGCGGTCCTTAAAGTCGATTTTGAGTACCTCAGTTCCGAAGTGAATCCGGCTATGGCCAACATCGTCAGCCCCAGTGAAGTGGTGGTGGTCAGCACCTTCCACATCGAATTGGACGGTGGCGGTGGTGAGCTGCATTTCGCGCTGCCATATTCCATGATCGAGCCCATTCGTGATGTGCTGGATGCCGGTGTGCAAAGCGACATCGACGACGTGGACGAACGTTGGGTTAATGCCCTGCAGGAAGACATCCAGGAGGTAAACGTGCCGGTGAACACCACCGTGTGCCGGCGCCGGATTTCACTGCGGGACATTGCCAAGATGAAGGCGGGCGACATCATCCCGGTGGAGATCCCCGACCATCTGACGGTGACCGCGAACGGTATTCCGATTTACAAGGCCACTATGGGCACGAGGGATGGCAAGCTGGCCCTTCGAATTCAAGAGAGGGCATCGCTGCCCAAGGTCAAGAAACAACTGAAGGTGGGACGCAATGGCTGA
- a CDS encoding flagellar basal body-associated FliL family protein: MAENNEPAAEPAQKGKLKMIIMLVIIVVLAIALSIVGTLWFLGGSLPGTSSDEGEATEEAVEETFVPSTYVELNKAVVTTVQTGGGRQRYAQVYLALEATDPQALAAAELHMPLIRSQLVTVLGSSKFEDLQTPEGRQGLAERMSTTVNQVLEQEGEPAIERVLFRNFVVQ, from the coding sequence ATGGCTGAAAATAACGAACCTGCAGCGGAACCGGCCCAGAAAGGCAAACTGAAAATGATCATCATGCTGGTGATCATTGTTGTCCTGGCTATTGCGCTGTCGATCGTGGGCACGCTCTGGTTCCTCGGCGGCAGTCTGCCGGGCACGTCCAGCGACGAGGGCGAGGCCACCGAAGAGGCAGTGGAAGAGACCTTCGTGCCCAGCACTTACGTTGAGCTGAACAAGGCGGTGGTGACCACAGTGCAGACCGGCGGGGGCCGCCAGCGATATGCACAGGTTTACCTGGCCCTTGAGGCAACGGACCCGCAGGCCCTGGCCGCAGCGGAATTGCACATGCCGTTGATCCGGAGCCAGCTGGTGACGGTTCTGGGCAGCAGTAAGTTTGAGGATTTACAGACGCCGGAAGGGCGTCAGGGCCTGGCCGAGCGGATGTCGACAACGGTTAACCAGGTGCTGGAACAGGAAGGCGAGCCTGCTATCGAGCGGGTATTGTTCAGAAATTTTGTGGTGCAATAG
- a CDS encoding flagellar hook-length control protein FliK: MAQMVLPQTPAPGMKTDVNPAKSGSAREPDGESRYESVSRAEQKRLDRQESDRRSEQATNDARKADNDRSSEPAGQQAAGDSKTADNADKASADNSAPDESAAGSTGKVEVSEGSGNAAGEALEGLEETVVPPTFAELQALLTPASGMAGMAVSGKAAEVSGTTGPLPTLMPVAGALNAGSGVKPGQIGQVGQSSPGLTAGLQLTEALAATVGSETSRPADPASLIASGRFQSSLEVAGQQVANAAAVKVPAEAAVPLKSYATSIDTPVGQADWGDKLVGKLSWLTARNMSVAEIHLTPADLGPMEVKVRVQNEQANITVHSANPIVREQLEQQSHRLRDMLGEQGLNLARFDVSDSPQQRSGEQSSGEEQGSGKGGHSGDSLLSDADEADIQAGSLDLSWKGEVDVFA; encoded by the coding sequence ATGGCCCAGATGGTTCTCCCCCAGACTCCCGCACCAGGGATGAAAACTGACGTTAACCCCGCGAAGTCCGGTTCCGCCAGGGAGCCGGATGGCGAAAGCCGTTACGAATCGGTATCTCGCGCGGAGCAAAAGCGCCTGGACCGGCAGGAATCCGATCGGCGGTCGGAGCAGGCTACAAACGATGCCCGTAAGGCCGACAATGATCGATCTTCGGAGCCGGCGGGACAGCAGGCCGCGGGCGATAGCAAAACAGCAGACAATGCCGACAAAGCCAGCGCCGATAACAGCGCTCCGGACGAATCTGCTGCTGGCTCCACCGGTAAGGTTGAGGTCAGTGAAGGATCCGGTAACGCTGCGGGTGAGGCCCTTGAAGGCCTGGAAGAAACTGTTGTTCCCCCTACGTTTGCCGAACTCCAGGCCCTGCTGACCCCGGCGTCAGGAATGGCGGGCATGGCCGTCAGCGGCAAGGCCGCTGAGGTGAGTGGTACCACGGGGCCGCTGCCCACACTGATGCCGGTCGCCGGTGCCCTGAACGCGGGTTCGGGTGTCAAACCGGGGCAGATCGGTCAGGTGGGGCAGAGTTCGCCCGGATTGACCGCTGGGTTGCAGCTGACCGAGGCGTTGGCTGCTACCGTTGGCTCCGAAACCAGTCGGCCGGCTGACCCTGCCAGTCTGATTGCCTCTGGCCGTTTTCAGTCCAGTCTGGAAGTAGCTGGTCAGCAGGTTGCGAATGCTGCTGCAGTTAAGGTTCCGGCGGAGGCTGCCGTGCCATTGAAAAGCTACGCCACCTCCATCGACACGCCAGTTGGCCAAGCCGACTGGGGTGACAAACTGGTGGGTAAGCTCAGCTGGTTGACCGCCAGAAATATGTCGGTGGCGGAAATCCACCTGACACCGGCGGACCTGGGGCCGATGGAGGTGAAAGTGCGGGTGCAGAACGAGCAGGCCAACATCACCGTGCACTCAGCCAACCCAATTGTCCGGGAGCAGCTGGAACAGCAATCCCATCGACTCCGCGACATGCTGGGTGAGCAGGGTCTGAACCTGGCTCGGTTCGATGTTTCCGATTCGCCTCAGCAGCGCAGTGGTGAACAGTCATCGGGCGAGGAGCAGGGCAGTGGCAAGGGTGGCCACTCGGGTGATTCCCTATTGTCTGACGCCGATGAAGCCGACATTCAAGCCGGTAGTCTGGATCTGAGCTGGAAGGGCGAAGTCGACGTCTTCGCCTGA